One region of Mycolicibacterium rhodesiae NBB3 genomic DNA includes:
- a CDS encoding molybdopterin-containing oxidoreductase family protein, protein MTTEHKAGVHKTTFCRICEPLCGMIATVEDGRLTALRPDKDHPLSAGFACQKGVAFSEIVNDPDRVTQPLRRTGPKGLRASASSADGGFEPISWDEAMSDIAARLADIHRRHGSGAVGWYYGNPGAFSYSHTLSLTAFMLGFGPKLHVFTAGSQDVNNRFVASQLLYGSPLALPVPDILRTDLLVVIGANPVVSHGSVLTVPRIKDRMHDIIKRGGRVLVVDPRKTETAAQFEWLGIVPDGDAYLLLSLLNVMFGDNLVDRARLARQADGGVWLEQLARPFGPEVTAVRTGIDPDTVRALARDLVHTERAAVYGRVGTSIGENGTLTTYLLDAVNLVAGNLDVAGGSMFGRFGLPGERLLGKLGGAMLRAIYSRRRSRIGGFPSVLGSEPAAVMAKEITTAGRGQVRALLVSAGNPVLSVPNGTELETALESLELMVGIDLYVNETLAHCDYVLPAASMYERDDFPLPFQTLQPTPFRQATEPVVAPRGQARAEWEIIDDLTSRLGRRTPGFAMLATMRKALSLFGVRMTPRLLVDAVIRLGEGGDRYGLRRGGLSFARLTADHPHGVVLAPHLREGVLGDTVVYRGGRVRLRHDEIAAEIAKLARRKTPDAYPMRLIGMREARSENSWMHNAPLLMRGDRNQHARIHVDDAAAAGVVDGDIVRIASEHGEIEVPVIVTKDIVTGVVAVPHGWGHKGTAGWRLANRAGGANVNQLMSSDPADIEALAGMARLTGVPIRVERVAS, encoded by the coding sequence ATGACCACCGAGCACAAGGCTGGCGTTCACAAGACCACGTTCTGCCGGATCTGCGAGCCGCTGTGCGGCATGATCGCAACTGTCGAAGACGGCCGCCTCACTGCACTGCGTCCCGACAAGGACCATCCGCTCTCGGCGGGGTTCGCGTGCCAGAAGGGTGTCGCGTTCAGCGAGATCGTCAACGATCCCGACCGGGTGACCCAACCGCTACGGCGCACCGGGCCCAAGGGTCTTCGCGCAAGCGCGTCATCCGCCGACGGCGGGTTCGAACCCATCAGCTGGGACGAGGCGATGTCCGACATCGCTGCCCGGCTGGCCGACATCCACCGCAGGCACGGGTCGGGCGCGGTCGGCTGGTACTACGGCAACCCCGGCGCGTTCAGCTACAGCCACACACTGAGCCTGACCGCGTTCATGCTCGGCTTCGGCCCGAAACTGCACGTGTTCACCGCGGGTAGCCAGGACGTCAACAACCGGTTCGTCGCGAGCCAGCTGCTGTACGGATCGCCACTGGCGCTGCCGGTACCCGACATCCTGCGCACCGATCTTCTCGTCGTGATCGGGGCCAATCCCGTCGTATCCCACGGCAGTGTGCTCACCGTGCCGCGGATCAAGGACCGCATGCACGACATCATCAAGCGCGGCGGTCGGGTACTCGTCGTCGACCCGCGCAAGACCGAGACCGCCGCCCAGTTCGAGTGGTTGGGCATCGTGCCCGACGGCGACGCATACCTACTGCTGTCGCTTCTGAACGTGATGTTCGGCGACAACCTCGTCGACCGGGCCAGGCTCGCCCGTCAGGCCGACGGTGGCGTCTGGCTCGAGCAGCTGGCCAGGCCGTTCGGTCCAGAGGTCACGGCGGTGCGCACCGGAATCGACCCGGACACTGTGCGCGCACTGGCACGCGATCTCGTCCACACCGAGCGTGCTGCGGTGTACGGCCGCGTCGGCACCAGCATCGGCGAAAACGGCACGCTCACAACATATTTGCTCGACGCGGTCAACCTCGTGGCAGGCAATCTGGATGTGGCAGGCGGCAGCATGTTCGGTCGCTTCGGGTTGCCCGGCGAGCGCTTGCTCGGCAAGCTCGGCGGCGCGATGCTGCGGGCCATCTACTCACGCAGACGGTCACGCATCGGCGGCTTCCCGTCGGTTCTGGGATCCGAACCCGCCGCGGTGATGGCCAAGGAGATCACCACGGCTGGCCGCGGTCAGGTCAGGGCGCTGCTCGTCAGCGCGGGCAACCCGGTGCTGTCGGTGCCCAACGGCACCGAGTTGGAGACAGCACTGGAGTCCTTGGAATTGATGGTCGGTATCGACCTGTACGTGAACGAGACGCTCGCGCACTGCGATTACGTCCTGCCCGCCGCGTCGATGTACGAGCGCGACGACTTTCCGCTGCCCTTCCAGACGCTGCAGCCCACCCCGTTCCGACAGGCCACCGAGCCGGTCGTCGCCCCGCGGGGCCAAGCGCGTGCCGAGTGGGAGATCATCGACGACCTCACCTCGCGGTTAGGTCGGCGCACCCCGGGGTTCGCGATGCTGGCGACCATGCGCAAGGCGCTGTCGCTGTTCGGGGTTCGCATGACCCCGCGGCTGCTCGTCGATGCCGTCATCCGGCTCGGTGAGGGCGGCGACCGCTACGGGTTGCGGCGCGGTGGGCTGTCCTTCGCTCGACTGACCGCCGACCATCCGCACGGCGTCGTCCTTGCTCCGCATCTGCGCGAGGGCGTGCTCGGCGACACCGTCGTCTACCGGGGCGGGCGGGTGCGGTTGCGGCATGACGAGATCGCCGCCGAAATCGCCAAACTCGCGCGCCGCAAGACGCCCGATGCGTATCCGATGCGGCTGATCGGCATGCGCGAGGCCCGGTCTGAGAATTCCTGGATGCACAACGCGCCACTGCTGATGCGCGGTGACCGAAACCAACATGCCCGCATTCACGTCGACGATGCCGCTGCGGCCGGCGTCGTCGACGGTGACATCGTGCGTATCGCATCTGAGCACGGCGAGATCGAAGTGCCCGTCATCGTCACCAAGGACATCGTCACCGGGGTGGTGGCGGTTCCGCACGGCTGGGGCCACAAGGGAACGGCCGGCTGGCGGCTGGCCAATCGGGCGGGCGGGGCGAACGTCAATCAACTCATGTCCAGTGATCCCGCGGACATCGAAGCGCTCGCGGGCATGGCGCGGCTGACCGGGGTTCCGATTCGCGTGGAGCGGGTCGCCTCCTAG
- the rplJ gene encoding 50S ribosomal protein L10, which translates to MAKAEKATAVADIAEQFKDSTATLVTEYRGLTVANLKDLRRSLGDSATYTVAKNTLVKRAAAEAGIEGLDELFVGPTAIAFVRGEAVDAAKAIKKFAKDNKALVIKGGYMDGRPLSVSEVETIADLESREVLLAKLAGAMKANLSKAAGLFTAQQAQAARLFAALQEKKAAEAPAAAEAPAAAAEAPAEAASEAPAEAASESPAPSDDAAE; encoded by the coding sequence ATGGCCAAGGCTGAAAAGGCCACCGCGGTTGCCGACATCGCTGAGCAGTTCAAGGACTCGACGGCGACGCTCGTCACCGAGTACCGCGGGCTGACAGTTGCCAACCTCAAAGACCTGCGCCGCTCGCTCGGTGATTCCGCCACCTACACAGTCGCCAAGAACACGCTGGTCAAGCGTGCCGCGGCGGAGGCGGGCATCGAGGGTCTCGATGAGCTTTTCGTCGGGCCCACCGCGATCGCGTTCGTCAGGGGTGAAGCCGTCGACGCGGCCAAGGCGATCAAGAAGTTCGCCAAGGACAACAAGGCCCTCGTCATCAAGGGCGGCTACATGGACGGCCGCCCGCTGAGCGTTTCCGAGGTCGAGACGATCGCCGACCTGGAATCGCGCGAGGTGCTGCTGGCCAAACTGGCCGGTGCGATGAAGGCAAATCTGTCGAAGGCCGCTGGTCTGTTCACCGCGCAGCAGGCGCAGGCAGCCCGGCTCTTCGCAGCACTGCAAGAAAAGAAGGCCGCCGAGGCACCCGCAGCTGCGGAGGCTCCTGCGGCTGCTGCCGAGGCACCCGCCGAAGCCGCGTCCGAGGCACCCGCCGAGGCCGCATCCGAGAGCCCGGCGCCGTCCGACGACGCCGCCGAATAA
- the rpoB gene encoding DNA-directed RNA polymerase subunit beta, which translates to MLEGCILAGSRQSKSESSLVATNNSVPGAPNRISFAKLREPLEVPGLLDVQTDSFEWLIGSERWKESAKARGDVVDPVGGLEEVLTELSPIEDFSGSMSLSFSDPRFDEVKAPVDECKDKDMTYAAPLFVTAEFINNNTGEIKSQTVFMGDFPMMTEKGTFIINGTERVVVSQLVRSPGVYFDESIDKSTEKTLHSVKVIPGRGAWLEFDVDKRDTVGVRIDRKRRQPVTVLLKALGWTNEQIVERFGFSEIMMGTLEKDNTAGTDEALLDIYRKLRPGEPPTKESAQTLLENLFFKEKRYDLARVGRYKVNKKLGLNVGQPITSSTLTEEDVVATIEYLVRLHQGDQTMTAPGGSEVPVEVDDIDHFGNRRLRTVGELIQNQIRVGLSRMERVVRERMTTQDVEAITPQTLINIRPVVAAIKEFFGTSQLSQFMDQNNPLSGLTHKRRLSALGPGGLSRERAGLEVRDVHSSHYGRMCPIETPEGPNIGLIGSLSVYARVNPFGFIETPYRKVVDGVVTDDIEYLTADEEDRHVVAQANSPIDGEGRFEEERVLVRRKGGEVEFVSATEVDYMDVSPRQMVSVATAMIPFLEHDDANRALMGANMQRQAVPLVRSESPLVGTGMELRAAIDAGDVVVTDKAGVVEEVSADYITVMADDGTRHTYRMRKFARSNHGTCANQRPIVDAGDRVESGQVLADGPCTENGEMALGKNLLVAIMPWEGHNYEDAIILSNRLVEEDVLTSIHIEEHEIDARDTKLGAEEITRDIPNVSDEVLADLDERGIIRIGAEVRDGDILVGKVTPKGETELTPEERLLRAIFGEKAREVRDTSLKVPHGESGKVIGIRVFSREDDDELPAGVNELVRVYVAQKRKISDGDKLAGRHGNKGVIGKILPVEDMPFLPDGTPVDIILNTHGVPRRMNIGQILETHLGWAAKAGWKIDGSPDWAANLPEEMLDVAPDSIVSTPVFDGAKEEELQGLLSATLPNRDGDKLIDDDGKAELFDGRSGEPFPYPVTVGYMYILKLHHLVDDKIHARSTGPYSMITQQPLGGKAQFGGQRFGEMECWAMQAYGAAYTLQELLTIKSDDTVGRVKVYEAIVKGENIPEPGIPESFKVLLKELQSLCLNVEVLSSDGAAIEMRDGDDEDLERAAANLGINLSRNESASVEDLA; encoded by the coding sequence GTGCTGGAAGGATGCATCTTGGCAGGGTCCCGCCAATCCAAGTCCGAGTCTTCGCTAGTAGCAACCAATAACTCCGTACCAGGAGCTCCAAACCGAATTTCCTTTGCAAAGCTCCGTGAGCCGCTCGAGGTTCCGGGGCTACTCGACGTACAGACCGATTCCTTCGAGTGGCTGATCGGCTCGGAGCGCTGGAAGGAAAGCGCCAAGGCCCGCGGCGACGTCGTCGACCCCGTCGGCGGCCTCGAAGAGGTGCTCACCGAGCTCTCCCCGATCGAGGACTTCTCGGGCTCGATGTCGCTGTCGTTCTCCGATCCGCGCTTCGACGAGGTCAAGGCCCCGGTCGACGAGTGCAAAGACAAGGACATGACGTACGCGGCTCCGCTGTTCGTCACGGCCGAGTTCATCAACAACAACACCGGTGAGATCAAGAGCCAGACGGTCTTCATGGGTGACTTCCCGATGATGACCGAGAAGGGCACCTTCATCATCAACGGCACCGAGCGTGTCGTGGTGTCCCAGCTGGTCCGCTCGCCGGGTGTGTACTTCGACGAGAGCATCGACAAGTCCACCGAGAAGACGTTGCACAGCGTCAAGGTGATCCCGGGCCGCGGTGCGTGGCTGGAGTTCGACGTCGACAAGCGCGACACCGTGGGTGTCCGCATCGACCGCAAGCGCCGTCAGCCGGTCACCGTGCTGCTGAAGGCGCTCGGCTGGACCAACGAGCAGATCGTCGAGCGATTCGGCTTCAGCGAGATCATGATGGGCACGCTGGAGAAGGACAACACCGCGGGCACCGACGAGGCGCTGCTGGACATCTACCGCAAGCTGCGCCCGGGCGAGCCGCCGACCAAGGAGTCGGCGCAGACCCTGCTGGAGAACCTGTTCTTCAAGGAGAAGCGCTACGACCTGGCCCGCGTCGGCCGCTACAAGGTGAACAAGAAGCTCGGCCTGAACGTCGGTCAGCCGATCACCAGCTCCACGCTGACCGAAGAAGACGTCGTCGCCACGATCGAGTACCTGGTGCGGCTGCATCAGGGTGATCAGACGATGACCGCCCCGGGCGGCAGCGAGGTTCCCGTCGAGGTCGACGACATCGACCACTTCGGCAACCGTCGCCTGCGTACCGTCGGCGAGCTGATCCAGAACCAGATCCGCGTGGGCCTGTCCCGTATGGAGCGTGTCGTTCGCGAGCGGATGACGACTCAGGACGTCGAGGCGATCACGCCGCAGACCCTGATCAACATCCGTCCCGTCGTGGCGGCGATCAAGGAGTTCTTCGGCACCAGCCAGCTGTCGCAGTTCATGGACCAGAACAACCCGCTTTCCGGGCTCACCCACAAGCGGCGTCTGTCCGCTCTGGGCCCCGGCGGTCTGTCCCGTGAGCGTGCCGGCCTCGAGGTCCGCGACGTGCACTCCAGCCACTACGGCCGGATGTGCCCGATCGAGACCCCGGAAGGTCCGAACATCGGTCTGATCGGATCGCTCTCGGTGTACGCGCGGGTGAACCCGTTCGGCTTCATCGAGACGCCGTACCGCAAGGTGGTCGACGGTGTGGTCACCGATGACATCGAGTACCTGACGGCCGACGAGGAGGACCGCCACGTCGTGGCGCAGGCCAACTCGCCGATCGACGGCGAAGGCCGTTTCGAAGAGGAGCGCGTCCTGGTCCGCCGCAAGGGTGGCGAGGTCGAGTTCGTGTCGGCGACCGAGGTCGACTACATGGACGTTTCGCCGCGCCAGATGGTGTCGGTCGCGACAGCCATGATCCCGTTCCTCGAGCACGACGACGCCAACCGCGCCCTGATGGGTGCCAACATGCAGCGCCAGGCGGTTCCGCTGGTGCGTAGCGAGTCGCCATTGGTCGGCACCGGCATGGAGCTGCGTGCCGCCATCGACGCCGGTGACGTCGTCGTCACCGACAAGGCCGGTGTGGTCGAGGAGGTCTCCGCCGACTACATCACCGTGATGGCCGACGACGGCACCCGGCACACCTACCGGATGCGTAAGTTCGCGCGGTCCAACCACGGCACCTGCGCCAACCAGCGCCCGATCGTCGATGCCGGCGACCGGGTGGAAAGTGGTCAGGTACTGGCCGACGGCCCCTGCACCGAAAACGGTGAGATGGCGCTCGGCAAGAACCTGCTCGTGGCGATCATGCCGTGGGAGGGCCACAACTACGAGGACGCGATCATCCTCTCCAACCGCCTGGTCGAAGAGGACGTGCTCACCTCGATTCACATCGAAGAGCACGAGATCGACGCCCGCGACACCAAGCTGGGCGCCGAGGAGATCACCCGGGACATCCCGAACGTCTCCGATGAGGTGCTGGCTGATCTCGACGAGCGCGGCATCATCCGCATCGGCGCCGAGGTCCGCGACGGCGACATCCTGGTCGGCAAGGTCACGCCCAAGGGTGAGACCGAGCTGACCCCGGAAGAGCGGCTGCTCCGCGCGATCTTCGGTGAGAAGGCTCGCGAGGTCCGCGACACGTCGCTCAAGGTGCCGCACGGCGAGTCCGGCAAGGTCATCGGCATCCGCGTGTTCTCGCGCGAGGATGACGACGAGCTGCCGGCCGGTGTCAACGAATTGGTCCGCGTCTACGTCGCGCAGAAGCGCAAGATCTCCGACGGCGACAAGCTGGCCGGGCGCCATGGCAACAAGGGCGTCATCGGCAAGATCCTGCCCGTCGAGGACATGCCCTTCCTGCCCGACGGCACGCCCGTCGACATCATCCTGAACACACACGGTGTGCCGCGACGGATGAACATCGGCCAGATCCTGGAGACCCACCTCGGGTGGGCCGCCAAGGCCGGCTGGAAGATCGACGGCTCACCGGACTGGGCGGCGAACCTGCCCGAGGAGATGTTGGACGTCGCACCCGACTCCATCGTGTCCACGCCGGTGTTCGACGGTGCCAAGGAAGAGGAACTTCAGGGTCTGCTGTCTGCGACGCTGCCGAACCGCGACGGTGACAAGCTCATCGACGACGACGGCAAGGCCGAGCTGTTCGACGGCCGCAGTGGTGAACCGTTCCCGTACCCGGTGACGGTCGGCTACATGTACATCCTGAAGCTGCACCACTTGGTGGACGACAAGATCCACGCCCGCTCCACCGGTCCGTACTCGATGATCACCCAGCAGCCGCTGGGCGGTAAGGCGCAGTTCGGTGGTCAGCGATTCGGCGAGATGGAGTGCTGGGCCATGCAGGCCTACGGCGCGGCGTACACGCTGCAGGAGCTCTTGACGATCAAGTCCGATGACACCGTCGGCCGCGTCAAGGTCTACGAGGCGATCGTCAAGGGCGAGAACATCCCCGAGCCGGGCATTCCCGAGTCGTTCAAGGTGCTGCTCAAGGAGCTTCAGTCGCTGTGCCTCAACGTCGAGGTGTTGTCGAGCGACGGTGCTGCGATCGAAATGCGTGACGGTGACGACGAGGACCTGGAGCGCGCTGCCGCGAACCTGGGAATCAACCTGTCCCGCAACGAATCTGCCTCTGTCGAAGATCTTGCTTAA
- a CDS encoding ROK family protein has protein sequence MGRPTLAIDIGGTKIAVGLVDDYGTLVHQAKLPTPDGDAAAIWVVIESLVTEALSRSGGAVRGVGIASAGPIDLSAGTVSPINIVEWNRFPIVDRVSAIVDAPVRLGGDGLCMAMGERWRGAGRGAEFMLGMVVSTGVGGGLVFDGAPYDGRTGNAGHVGHVVVDPGGRPCACGGRGCVETIAGGPKMTQWAREQGWDAPAGADAKELSDAAAAGDAIALRAFKRGATAVAAMIASVGAVCDLDLVVIGGGVAKSGALLFDPLREALDSYAGLDFIRGLRVVPAELGGDAGLVGAAALAISAR, from the coding sequence ATGGGCAGGCCCACACTCGCAATCGACATCGGCGGCACGAAGATCGCCGTCGGCCTCGTCGACGACTATGGAACGTTGGTGCACCAGGCGAAGCTGCCGACCCCCGACGGCGATGCCGCGGCGATCTGGGTGGTCATCGAATCGCTTGTCACCGAAGCACTCTCGAGATCAGGAGGTGCGGTGCGCGGGGTAGGAATCGCATCCGCGGGGCCCATCGACCTCTCGGCAGGCACCGTCAGCCCGATCAACATCGTCGAGTGGAACCGCTTCCCGATCGTCGACCGCGTGTCAGCGATCGTCGACGCTCCGGTGCGGCTGGGAGGCGACGGGCTCTGCATGGCCATGGGGGAGCGCTGGCGCGGTGCGGGCCGCGGCGCCGAGTTCATGCTCGGCATGGTCGTGTCGACCGGAGTCGGCGGCGGGCTGGTGTTCGACGGTGCGCCGTACGACGGGCGCACCGGCAACGCGGGCCACGTCGGTCACGTCGTCGTCGACCCCGGCGGCCGGCCATGCGCCTGCGGTGGCCGCGGGTGCGTCGAGACGATCGCGGGCGGCCCCAAGATGACGCAGTGGGCCAGAGAGCAGGGTTGGGATGCGCCCGCCGGAGCCGACGCCAAGGAACTGTCCGACGCGGCGGCTGCGGGTGACGCCATCGCACTGCGCGCCTTCAAGCGAGGGGCGACGGCGGTGGCCGCGATGATCGCGTCGGTCGGGGCGGTCTGCGACCTCGACCTCGTCGTCATCGGCGGTGGTGTCGCCAAATCGGGCGCACTGCTGTTCGACCCTCTCCGCGAGGCGCTGGACTCCTATGCCGGGCTGGACTTCATCCGCGGCCTGCGCGTCGTGCCCGCTGAGCTCGGTGGCGACGCGGGCCTGGTCGGCGCCGCGGCTCTGGCGATTTCGGCGCGCTGA
- the rplL gene encoding 50S ribosomal protein L7/L12, giving the protein MAKLSTDDLLDAFKELTLLELSEFVKKFEETFEVTAAAPVAVAAAGPAAGGAPAEAADEQSEFDVILEGAGDKKIGVIKVVREIVSGLGLKEAKDLVDGAPKPLLEKVAKEAAEEAKSKLEAAGATVTVK; this is encoded by the coding sequence ATGGCCAAGCTGTCCACCGACGACCTGCTCGATGCGTTCAAGGAACTGACGCTGCTCGAGCTCTCCGAGTTCGTCAAGAAGTTCGAGGAGACCTTCGAGGTCACCGCCGCCGCGCCGGTCGCCGTCGCTGCCGCAGGCCCCGCCGCCGGTGGTGCCCCCGCCGAGGCCGCTGACGAGCAGTCGGAGTTCGACGTCATCCTCGAGGGCGCCGGCGACAAGAAGATCGGCGTCATCAAGGTGGTCCGCGAGATCGTCTCGGGCCTGGGCCTCAAGGAGGCCAAGGACCTCGTCGACGGCGCTCCCAAGCCGCTGCTCGAGAAGGTCGCCAAGGAAGCCGCCGAGGAGGCCAAGAGCAAGCTCGAGGCCGCTGGCGCGACGGTGACCGTCAAGTAA
- a CDS encoding alpha/beta hydrolase, with product MVDRFLVWLGTGVVMAGVSAAVLAGSGVAMATDGASDDGGDKSTSESSDSTGAKDNSGANNSSPTGPEGNDVDKKDDDPADAKKDAGDGDKGASTAEDAKGDDATDEKTGESDNGDEVTGEDVIEEDVTGTDEEPGEFVDLTQGEHNNTGSRTNDVQANYAENLRQDPPVVDGVDDLGPAANLEGENADTKLAVVNNDPEPVQEQRVVALTTVFDEQPEEPEFSAVAFAAPLAAPVSATATAPLLNVLLDVVGTIIFGIYNFAIQLFGGPPMLPPGSTVTVLSSRLRLDCGCAPGSGETVPVDWYIPKDPEPDRIIYLQHGFLAAGPWYSYTAATLAEQTKSIVVAPSITSNFLKYDQCWLGGAPMHQAMAGLFKEGNRALSDSALAAGYAGAIPDRVVLMGHSAGGSAVSGIARYMTENRSIDRLAGVVLLDGVGMNGKMAEDLAKVPDEIPIYQLAAPKYMWNMFGSGTTALMQARPDAEFYGVTLAGGSHVDTMRGGNFLIQFSQQLVAGFSRPQNVAAAQILMVGWVNDMFDPDGPRQGIYLDRGETFALDTPAGQATLVDLPNSLRRPYLLNFLEPFMAGSAGLFNLQPGCLREPTGTAAGCTSSVAA from the coding sequence ATGGTTGACCGGTTCTTGGTGTGGTTGGGCACGGGCGTCGTCATGGCGGGTGTCTCGGCGGCGGTGCTGGCAGGCTCGGGTGTCGCGATGGCGACCGATGGCGCCTCCGACGACGGCGGTGACAAGTCGACATCAGAATCGTCTGATTCCACTGGTGCCAAAGACAATTCGGGCGCGAACAACTCTTCACCCACCGGCCCCGAAGGCAACGACGTCGACAAGAAGGATGACGACCCCGCAGACGCCAAGAAGGACGCCGGCGACGGCGACAAGGGCGCGTCGACCGCCGAGGATGCCAAGGGCGACGACGCCACTGATGAGAAGACCGGCGAGAGCGACAACGGCGACGAGGTCACCGGCGAGGACGTCATCGAAGAGGATGTCACCGGCACCGACGAAGAACCCGGCGAATTCGTCGACCTGACGCAGGGGGAGCACAACAACACCGGTTCGCGGACCAACGATGTCCAGGCAAACTACGCGGAAAACCTGCGACAGGACCCGCCCGTGGTCGACGGCGTCGATGACCTCGGACCCGCGGCGAACCTCGAGGGCGAGAACGCCGACACCAAGCTCGCCGTCGTCAACAACGACCCTGAACCCGTCCAGGAACAGCGCGTGGTGGCGTTGACCACCGTTTTCGACGAGCAGCCGGAGGAGCCCGAATTCTCTGCAGTGGCGTTCGCGGCCCCGCTGGCGGCGCCGGTCTCGGCGACGGCGACCGCACCGTTGCTGAACGTCCTTCTCGACGTCGTCGGCACGATCATCTTCGGCATCTACAACTTCGCCATCCAGCTGTTCGGCGGACCGCCGATGCTCCCGCCGGGCAGCACGGTGACCGTGCTCAGCTCGCGACTGCGGCTCGACTGCGGGTGCGCACCCGGTTCCGGGGAGACTGTGCCCGTCGACTGGTACATCCCCAAGGACCCCGAGCCGGACCGGATCATCTACCTGCAGCACGGATTCCTGGCCGCGGGCCCTTGGTACAGCTACACCGCGGCGACGCTGGCCGAGCAGACCAAGAGCATCGTCGTCGCCCCGTCGATCACCTCGAATTTCCTGAAGTACGACCAGTGCTGGCTCGGTGGGGCGCCGATGCACCAGGCGATGGCCGGCCTGTTCAAAGAAGGCAATAGGGCGCTGTCCGACAGTGCGCTCGCGGCGGGCTACGCCGGCGCGATCCCGGACCGGGTCGTGCTGATGGGCCACTCGGCCGGCGGCTCCGCGGTGTCGGGTATCGCCCGCTACATGACCGAGAACCGCAGCATCGACCGGCTGGCCGGGGTGGTCCTGCTCGACGGTGTCGGTATGAACGGCAAGATGGCCGAGGACCTGGCGAAGGTTCCCGACGAGATCCCGATCTACCAGCTCGCCGCACCCAAGTACATGTGGAACATGTTCGGCAGCGGGACCACGGCCCTGATGCAGGCACGGCCTGACGCCGAGTTCTACGGCGTGACACTCGCGGGCGGCTCACACGTCGACACGATGCGGGGCGGCAACTTCCTCATCCAGTTCTCGCAGCAACTGGTGGCGGGATTCTCCCGGCCGCAGAACGTCGCGGCAGCCCAGATCCTGATGGTCGGGTGGGTCAACGACATGTTCGACCCGGACGGGCCGCGACAAGGCATCTACCTCGATCGCGGTGAGACGTTCGCGCTCGATACACCGGCAGGCCAAGCCACCCTGGTCGACCTGCCGAATTCGCTGCGAAGGCCATACCTCCTGAACTTCCTGGAACCGTTCATGGCAGGTAGCGCCGGACTCTTCAACCTCCAGCCGGGCTGCCTGCGCGAGCCGACCGGGACAGCGGCCGGCTGTACGTCATCGGTGGCCGCCTGA
- a CDS encoding ABC transporter ATP-binding protein yields the protein MGIGIQVEGLTKSFGPQRIWEDVTLEVPAGEVSVLLGPSGTGKSVFLKSLIGLLRPERGKIIVDGTNIIECTAKELYEIRTLFGVMFQDGALFGSMSLYDNTAFPLREHTKKKESEIRNIVMEKLDLVGLGGDENKFPGEISGGMRKRAGLARSLVLDPQIILCDEPDSGLDPVRTAYLSQLLIDINAQIDCTILIVTHNINIARTVPDNMGMLFRKHLVMFGPREVLLTSDEPVVRQFLNGRRIGPIGMSEEKDESTMAEEQAMMDAGHHDGGVEEIEGVPPQIQATPGMPERQAVGRRQARVREILHTLPPAAQEAIRDDLEGTHKYQSSQFAGDTSSRHRHDDDAPTGVIPTVDNSPTVETRTVER from the coding sequence GTGGGCATTGGCATTCAAGTTGAGGGATTGACGAAGTCCTTCGGCCCCCAGCGAATCTGGGAAGACGTCACGCTGGAAGTCCCGGCCGGCGAGGTGAGCGTGCTGCTGGGCCCGTCGGGTACCGGTAAGTCGGTGTTCCTGAAGTCGCTGATCGGCCTGCTGCGTCCCGAGCGCGGCAAGATCATCGTCGACGGCACGAACATCATCGAATGCACGGCCAAGGAGCTCTACGAGATCCGCACGCTGTTCGGCGTCATGTTCCAGGACGGTGCGCTGTTCGGCTCGATGAGCCTCTACGACAACACCGCTTTCCCCTTGCGTGAGCACACCAAGAAGAAGGAAAGCGAGATCCGCAACATCGTCATGGAGAAGCTCGACCTCGTGGGTCTGGGCGGTGACGAGAACAAGTTCCCCGGCGAGATCTCCGGCGGTATGCGCAAGCGTGCCGGCCTGGCCCGCTCGCTGGTGCTCGACCCGCAGATCATCCTCTGCGACGAGCCGGACTCCGGTCTGGACCCGGTTCGTACCGCCTACCTTTCCCAGCTGCTCATCGACATCAACGCTCAGATCGACTGCACGATCCTGATCGTCACGCACAACATCAACATCGCGCGGACCGTGCCGGACAACATGGGCATGCTCTTCCGCAAGCACCTGGTGATGTTCGGTCCCCGCGAGGTGCTGCTGACCAGCGACGAGCCGGTGGTGCGCCAGTTCCTCAACGGTCGCCGAATCGGCCCGATCGGTATGAGCGAGGAGAAGGACGAGTCCACGATGGCCGAAGAGCAGGCCATGATGGACGCCGGCCACCACGATGGTGGTGTCGAGGAGATCGAGGGTGTGCCGCCGCAGATCCAGGCGACCCCGGGTATGCCCGAACGTCAGGCCGTGGGCCGCCGCCAGGCCCGCGTCCGCGAGATCCTGCACACGCTGCCGCCGGCCGCCCAAGAGGCGATCCGCGACGACCTCGAAGGCACGCACAAATACCAGTCCAGCCAGTTCGCCGGCGACACGTCCTCTCGGCACCGCCACGACGATGACGCCCCCACAGGTGTCATCCCGACCGTCGACAACAGCCCGACTGTCGAGACCAGGACCGTCGAGAGGTAG